The following coding sequences lie in one Spirosoma sp. KUDC1026 genomic window:
- a CDS encoding SH3 domain-containing protein, which translates to MQAFTLKISLFFLFLFGSSPLRAASPTLISQADSLFATGDQARAAQLYEKVLAAGYEATNTMLLKLASAYEQQDNIPRLLYFLQVYLDRQPDDAVLHKMNDIARNNNLAGYETDDLNYFFLFYRKYGVYILVFLLLPAGYVFTVLILKGLRRQPAPLRQKWVLFFYLLVLLAFVNLPANVQSGITNTDRVIIRTAPSAAAPVVDVIGQGHKVNILGSRDVYLRVLWHNKLYFIRRDNLWVI; encoded by the coding sequence ATGCAAGCATTCACCCTTAAAATAAGTCTATTTTTTTTGTTTCTGTTCGGTAGCTCTCCCCTTCGGGCAGCCTCGCCAACGTTGATCAGCCAGGCCGATTCGCTGTTTGCCACTGGCGATCAGGCCCGTGCCGCGCAGCTGTACGAAAAGGTGCTGGCCGCTGGCTACGAAGCAACCAATACCATGTTGCTGAAATTAGCCAGTGCTTATGAACAGCAGGATAATATCCCCCGCCTGCTTTATTTCCTGCAGGTCTATCTGGACCGACAGCCCGACGATGCTGTGCTGCACAAAATGAACGACATTGCCAGAAACAACAACCTGGCGGGTTACGAAACTGACGACCTCAACTATTTTTTCCTGTTTTACCGAAAGTACGGCGTTTACATTCTTGTTTTTCTGCTTTTACCGGCTGGCTACGTGTTCACTGTACTCATCCTAAAAGGACTCCGCCGTCAGCCCGCGCCACTGCGTCAGAAATGGGTTTTGTTCTTTTACCTGCTGGTGCTGCTGGCCTTTGTGAACTTACCCGCCAACGTTCAGTCCGGCATCACGAATACCGACCGGGTTATCATTCGCACAGCCCCCTCAGCCGCGGCACCCGTCGTTGACGTCATTGGGCAGGGGCATAAAGTCAATATTCTGGGTAGCCGGGATGTGTATCTTAGGGTACTGTGGCACAACAAGTTATACTTTATCCGGCGCGATAACCTCTGGGTCATCTAG
- a CDS encoding gliding motility-associated C-terminal domain-containing protein, protein MEKLYRNLWLMVLTVGLLLAEVPFVHATHIVGGELELQKLSSTGIYTHRVNLNLYFDNINGDPRSDDPYSYVGIYRKRDNLYIGSLMLLRLSTEWVQYTNPTCATAARVETRLIRYGLDVTLGQAFSDPDGYYMSWERCCRNGTITNILKPGEAGSVFYLEFPALWSGTTAINNSSPVFSVAKGDYICVNRPFTFDFSAKDPDGDSLTYQLLTPYNGFSTNTRTGQADLPITDPGPYRPIQWINGISESNQIPGSVPLRVNARTGLLQVTADREGLFVFSVEVREFRRGKQIGLVRRDFQLNVIDCPRNDPPKLLLKADGAKSFYQEGTVLTMAEKDTNCLNLYMTDPNANQRIRVINMSGSLPNLTLAPGELLTRTANDTLQTKFCFGRCVGDGRPVTLMVRVTDDGCPQGLSDTLTIRLNIIPSVNNKPKASTNLTNGQGRATVGTSMSFTAFGTDMDNDNITLRAVGRGFTLAQAGMSFGNAVGVGRVSQPFTWKPTCAQATQSSYLVDFIVTDARCSRNLSDTITVTLRADGLPSQPPSIRTTLSGPVVDLVVSPNDSSGRSVFDVLGNDPDRDTLLLSGIGRGFDMKALGMTFTNKTGRPTLQSAFAWKPTCALMNGQSEASFVVDFVVDDRSCQPKHTDTTTVIFRLRDPSVSAEITVPNVFTPNGDGINDYFGVKDLPDNVCAEQFRSVEVSNRWGKVIFTSTDPKFRWYGTDTPVGTYYYLIRTDKRTFKGPVTLIR, encoded by the coding sequence ATGGAGAAACTGTACCGGAACTTGTGGTTGATGGTGTTGACGGTGGGTCTGCTGCTGGCAGAAGTCCCGTTTGTTCACGCCACGCATATCGTTGGCGGGGAGCTGGAACTGCAGAAATTGAGCTCAACCGGCATCTATACGCACCGGGTTAACCTTAATCTTTACTTCGACAATATTAACGGCGATCCCCGGTCGGACGATCCATATTCGTATGTTGGCATATACAGAAAACGCGATAACTTGTATATCGGGTCTTTGATGCTGCTCCGCCTGAGCACCGAGTGGGTGCAATATACTAACCCAACCTGTGCCACTGCGGCCCGGGTCGAGACGCGGTTAATCCGGTACGGTCTTGATGTTACGCTGGGGCAGGCGTTCAGCGACCCCGATGGCTATTACATGAGCTGGGAGCGCTGCTGCCGGAATGGGACGATCACCAACATCCTAAAGCCGGGCGAGGCCGGGTCTGTCTTTTACCTGGAATTTCCGGCGCTATGGTCGGGAACAACGGCCATCAACAACTCGTCGCCCGTATTCAGCGTAGCCAAGGGCGACTACATCTGCGTCAACCGGCCGTTCACGTTCGATTTCAGCGCCAAAGACCCGGATGGTGACAGCCTGACGTATCAACTGCTAACACCCTATAACGGCTTCAGCACGAACACGCGGACCGGTCAGGCCGATCTCCCTATTACCGATCCGGGCCCGTACCGCCCGATTCAGTGGATAAACGGTATTTCTGAATCGAACCAGATCCCGGGCTCGGTTCCGTTACGGGTCAACGCGCGTACCGGACTGTTACAGGTAACCGCCGATCGGGAGGGGCTTTTCGTGTTTTCAGTGGAGGTGCGTGAGTTCCGGCGGGGTAAACAGATTGGGCTGGTACGTCGGGATTTCCAGTTAAACGTCATTGACTGCCCCCGTAATGATCCGCCGAAACTGCTGCTTAAGGCCGATGGAGCCAAGAGTTTTTATCAGGAAGGAACGGTCCTGACCATGGCCGAAAAAGATACCAACTGTCTGAACCTGTACATGACCGACCCGAACGCGAATCAGCGAATTCGGGTCATTAACATGAGTGGTTCGCTGCCTAACCTGACCCTGGCTCCCGGCGAACTGCTGACCCGAACAGCGAATGACACGCTACAAACGAAATTTTGCTTCGGCCGTTGCGTGGGCGATGGCCGACCCGTTACGCTGATGGTGCGCGTAACGGACGACGGGTGTCCGCAGGGGCTGAGTGATACGTTAACGATCCGGCTGAATATCATTCCCTCGGTCAATAACAAGCCAAAAGCAAGTACAAACCTGACAAATGGCCAGGGACGGGCTACGGTTGGTACGTCCATGTCGTTTACGGCCTTCGGTACCGATATGGACAATGACAACATCACGTTACGGGCCGTAGGGCGCGGGTTTACGCTGGCGCAGGCCGGTATGAGTTTCGGAAACGCGGTAGGGGTGGGGCGTGTGTCGCAACCGTTTACCTGGAAGCCCACCTGCGCGCAGGCCACGCAGTCGAGCTACCTAGTGGATTTTATCGTAACCGATGCTCGCTGTAGTCGAAACCTCAGCGACACCATTACCGTAACACTACGTGCCGACGGACTGCCCAGTCAACCGCCCAGCATCCGTACAACGCTGAGCGGGCCGGTCGTCGATCTGGTTGTCAGTCCGAACGATTCGTCAGGACGCTCGGTATTCGACGTGCTGGGCAACGATCCCGACCGGGACACCTTACTGCTCTCGGGAATCGGCCGTGGTTTCGATATGAAGGCACTGGGCATGACATTCACGAACAAAACCGGCCGCCCAACGCTTCAATCGGCCTTTGCCTGGAAACCTACCTGCGCGCTGATGAATGGCCAGTCAGAAGCCTCGTTTGTCGTCGATTTTGTGGTGGATGATCGGTCCTGCCAGCCGAAACATACCGATACCACGACCGTTATATTCCGACTGCGTGATCCGTCCGTCAGCGCCGAAATCACCGTACCGAACGTATTTACGCCCAACGGGGATGGCATCAATGATTATTTCGGTGTGAAAGACCTACCGGATAACGTCTGTGCGGAACAGTTCAGGTCAGTGGAAGTTTCTAATCGTTGGGGCAAAGTCATTTTTACGTCCACCGACCCGAAATTTCGCTGGTACGGCACCGATACGCCGGTTGGTACCTACTATTACCTGATCCGAACTGACAAGCGAACCTTTAAAGGCCCAGTAACGCTAATCCGGTAA